From the genome of Winogradskyella forsetii, one region includes:
- a CDS encoding phosphatase PAP2 family protein yields the protein MLEQIIEFDKELFLYLNGLGTETWDWFWMAYTTKWHWIPLYLLLLYLLYRRLGTKMVVLTLITAIFMVTFTDQITNLFKHGFERFRPCHQEGVKELMRLVREGCGGRFGYFSGHSSNSMGVAILVGLILKDKYNYLVYLLFIWAVLMGYSRIYIGVHYPLDVLSGMLFGGLSGFMFYKLDKYLQSRFTLKEVDQGA from the coding sequence ATGTTAGAACAAATTATAGAATTTGATAAAGAATTATTTTTATACCTTAACGGATTAGGTACTGAAACTTGGGACTGGTTCTGGATGGCATATACTACAAAGTGGCATTGGATTCCGCTATATCTATTATTACTTTACTTATTATATAGACGCCTAGGAACCAAGATGGTAGTGCTAACATTGATTACTGCCATTTTTATGGTTACTTTTACAGACCAGATTACCAATTTATTTAAGCATGGTTTTGAACGTTTTAGACCTTGTCATCAAGAAGGTGTAAAAGAATTGATGCGTTTGGTGAGAGAAGGTTGCGGTGGACGATTTGGCTATTTTTCAGGGCATTCTAGTAACTCTATGGGTGTTGCAATTTTAGTCGGATTAATACTTAAGGATAAATACAACTATTTGGTCTACTTACTTTTTATATGGGCCGTTTTAATGGGGTATAGTCGTATTTATATTGGAGTGCATTATCCATTAGATGTACTGTCGGGCATGTTATTTGGTGGTCTTTCAGGCTTTATGTTCTATAAACTCGACAAGTATTTGCAATCTAGATTTACGCTCAAGGAAGTTGACCAAGGCGCTTAA